Proteins from a single region of Psychrobacter cryohalolentis K5:
- a CDS encoding IS3 family transposase — MEALRQEHPLSALLNIAKMAKSVFYYHRCQFDVKDKYGDLKQRITELYHQHKGRYGYRRVTAALKQLDCHHNHKLIAKLMHDMKLSAKIRRQKYRSYKGQQGKIAKNYLKRQFHADKPNKRWLTDITEFKVGDDKLYLSPILDCYNNEIVSYTLSKRPTYDLVGKMLEDALAKTKACRDNKLMLHSDQGWHYQMRLFGQVLKQHGIKQSMSRKGNCLDNALMEGFFGTLKCETIYIEKPNSIEGLEKQIHEYIHYYNHERIQLKLKGLSPVKYRTQSLI; from the coding sequence ATCGAAGCACTAAGACAAGAGCACCCTTTATCTGCTTTGCTAAACATCGCTAAGATGGCTAAAAGTGTCTTTTACTACCATAGGTGTCAGTTTGACGTTAAAGACAAATATGGAGACTTAAAACAGCGTATTACTGAGCTTTACCATCAGCATAAAGGCAGGTATGGTTATCGTAGAGTCACGGCTGCATTAAAGCAGCTAGATTGTCATCATAACCATAAGCTCATCGCTAAGCTTATGCATGACATGAAGCTTAGCGCAAAGATAAGACGTCAGAAGTATCGCTCCTATAAAGGACAACAAGGTAAGATTGCGAAGAACTATTTAAAACGCCAGTTTCATGCAGATAAACCAAATAAGCGCTGGCTGACCGATATTACTGAGTTTAAGGTGGGTGATGATAAGCTGTATTTGTCACCCATACTTGATTGTTATAACAATGAGATTGTCAGTTATACACTCTCAAAGAGACCCACTTATGACTTAGTTGGCAAGATGCTAGAGGATGCTTTGGCAAAGACGAAAGCGTGCCGTGATAACAAGTTAATGCTGCACTCTGATCAAGGATGGCATTATCAAATGAGACTGTTTGGACAGGTGCTGAAACAGCATGGTATTAAGCAAAGTATGAGCAGAAAAGGCAACTGTTTGGATAATGCGCTCATGGAGGGGTTCTTTGGTACCCTAAAGTGTGAGACGATTTATATTGAAAAGCCTAATTCGATTGAAGGTTTAGAGAAACAGATTCATGAGTATATTCACTACTATAATCATGAAAGAATTCAACTCAAACTAAAAGGACTGAGTCCTGTTAAGTACAGAACTCAGTCCTTGATATAA
- a CDS encoding lysophospholipid acyltransferase family protein, with the protein MTSKLFNRSNANSAKPQRSKILPSLNKKQLGNLVPRRGNKIAPVIASAFLKAAGWRTVGEIANIPQAVVLALPHTSNIDGVYAIPSLFALDLKISIMGKHTLFKVPVLAQLLHWIGIVPIDRRNKGSVLQASIDKFKTGEPLFLGLSPEGTRQYTKNWKSGFYYLAVGAGVPILPVALDYNTKEIRFMPLVYPTGDIEADLPKIYAQYQGVIPRHPERLSQPLQDVNKSAE; encoded by the coding sequence ATGACATCAAAATTATTTAATCGCTCTAATGCTAACAGTGCTAAGCCGCAACGCTCTAAAATATTACCAAGTCTCAATAAAAAACAGCTTGGGAATTTGGTTCCTAGACGCGGCAACAAGATTGCGCCAGTGATTGCGTCTGCATTCTTAAAAGCGGCTGGCTGGCGTACCGTTGGTGAGATAGCAAATATTCCACAGGCGGTGGTGCTAGCGCTTCCGCATACATCAAATATCGACGGTGTATATGCGATACCTAGTTTGTTTGCGCTCGATTTGAAAATTAGTATTATGGGCAAACACACCTTGTTTAAGGTGCCGGTCCTTGCACAATTGCTGCATTGGATAGGTATTGTTCCGATTGATCGCCGTAATAAAGGCTCCGTATTACAAGCGAGTATTGATAAATTTAAAACAGGTGAGCCATTATTTTTGGGGTTGTCGCCAGAAGGTACGCGTCAGTACACCAAAAATTGGAAGTCAGGCTTTTATTATTTAGCAGTGGGTGCCGGTGTGCCAATCTTGCCAGTGGCGCTGGATTACAATACCAAAGAGATACGCTTTATGCCTTTGGTCTATCCTACCGGAGATATCGAAGCCGATTTGCCAAAAATATATGCTCAATATCAAGGTGTAATTCCAAGACATCCTGAGCGTTTATCGCAGCCGCTACAGGACGTTAATAAATCAGCGGAGTAG
- the parE gene encoding DNA topoisomerase IV subunit B, whose protein sequence is MSQYNAQSLEVLEGLEPVRRRPGMYTDTTRPNHLAQEVIDNSVDEALAGYAKTIKVQLHSDGSLSVEDDGRGMPTDIHPEFNQSGIELILTRLHAGGKFSTSNYEVSGGLHGVGISVVNALSTRVEVTVWRDSTQFDMAFENGAPVTPLTEAVSSNKRKRGTKVHFWADGSFFDTPKFNVKQLKHNLKAKAVLAAGLTIEFTDDINDEKVVWQFTDGVVEYLSEQLDGLETLPEAPFYYNYDAKAGERAAITFALSWLPDGGTPVQESYVNLIPTAQGGTHVNGLRTGILEALREFCDIHNLLPRSVKLTAEDVWDGVNYILSLKFSEPQFSGQTKERLSSREAAGAVQTLAKDAFSLWLNQHADMGTQIAELAISKAGRRLKSAKKVARKKITQGPALPGKLADCRGDLRDGAELFLVEGDSAGGSAKQARDRHYQAILPLRGKILNTWEVSSDTVLSSQEIHDIAIAIGVDPASDDLSELRYDKVCILADADSDGLHIATLICALFVKHFPALVDAGHLFVAMPPLYRVDVAKEVHYALDETELQHILANVPGNKKAQITRFKGLGEMSAEQLRETTMNRDTRRLVQLDMDDMVLTNSVMDMLLAKKRAADRKIWLEDKGNLADIS, encoded by the coding sequence GTGAGTCAATATAATGCGCAATCGTTAGAAGTTTTAGAAGGTCTTGAGCCAGTCCGTCGTCGTCCAGGTATGTACACCGATACCACGCGCCCGAACCATTTGGCGCAAGAGGTCATTGATAACTCGGTTGATGAGGCGTTAGCGGGTTATGCTAAAACCATCAAAGTGCAACTGCATAGTGATGGCTCGTTGTCTGTCGAAGATGATGGACGCGGTATGCCAACAGATATTCATCCTGAATTTAACCAATCAGGGATTGAGCTGATTTTAACTCGTTTGCATGCAGGTGGGAAATTTTCGACTTCCAATTATGAGGTGTCAGGTGGCTTGCATGGCGTGGGTATCTCTGTCGTCAATGCGCTATCAACGCGTGTTGAGGTTACGGTATGGCGTGATAGCACACAGTTTGATATGGCGTTTGAAAATGGTGCGCCCGTTACGCCGTTGACCGAAGCGGTTAGCTCAAATAAGCGCAAACGCGGTACTAAAGTGCACTTTTGGGCAGATGGTAGTTTCTTTGATACGCCAAAATTTAATGTAAAGCAGCTCAAGCATAATTTGAAAGCCAAGGCGGTTTTGGCAGCTGGACTGACGATTGAATTCACCGATGATATTAATGATGAAAAGGTGGTTTGGCAGTTTACTGATGGGGTGGTCGAGTATTTAAGCGAACAGTTAGATGGTCTTGAGACATTACCTGAAGCGCCATTCTATTATAATTACGATGCTAAAGCGGGTGAACGAGCTGCTATTACCTTTGCATTGTCTTGGTTGCCTGATGGTGGGACGCCAGTTCAAGAAAGTTATGTAAACCTGATTCCTACAGCTCAGGGCGGTACGCACGTCAATGGACTGCGCACGGGTATCTTAGAAGCCTTGCGTGAGTTCTGCGATATCCATAATTTACTACCGCGTAGTGTAAAGCTAACCGCAGAAGATGTCTGGGATGGGGTGAACTATATCCTGTCTCTTAAGTTCTCTGAGCCGCAGTTTTCTGGACAGACCAAAGAGCGCTTATCTAGCCGTGAGGCTGCAGGAGCCGTGCAGACATTGGCAAAAGATGCCTTTAGTCTTTGGCTAAACCAACATGCCGATATGGGTACGCAAATTGCCGAATTGGCAATTAGCAAAGCAGGACGTCGTTTAAAATCGGCAAAAAAAGTCGCTCGTAAGAAAATCACTCAGGGGCCAGCATTGCCCGGTAAATTGGCAGATTGCCGCGGTGATTTGCGTGATGGGGCTGAGCTGTTTTTGGTAGAAGGGGATTCTGCGGGTGGTAGTGCGAAGCAAGCACGTGATCGTCATTACCAAGCGATTCTACCCTTGCGTGGTAAGATCTTAAATACGTGGGAGGTCTCATCAGATACAGTGCTCTCGAGTCAAGAAATTCATGATATTGCGATTGCCATTGGCGTTGATCCGGCATCTGACGATTTATCTGAGCTACGTTATGACAAGGTATGCATCCTAGCGGATGCCGATTCTGATGGACTGCATATTGCTACCTTGATCTGTGCGCTATTCGTGAAGCACTTTCCTGCCTTAGTCGATGCTGGTCATTTATTTGTCGCAATGCCGCCACTCTATCGCGTCGATGTGGCTAAAGAAGTGCATTATGCGTTAGATGAAACCGAGCTTCAGCATATTTTAGCCAATGTACCGGGCAATAAAAAAGCCCAAATCACACGTTTTAAAGGCTTGGGTGAGATGAGTGCCGAGCAGCTGCGTGAAACGACCATGAACCGTGATACACGCCGTCTAGTCCAATTGGATATGGATGACATGGTACTAACCAACAGTGTGATGGATATGCTGCTAGCCAAAAAGCGTGCTGCTGATCGTAAGATATGGCTAGAAGATAAAGGTAATCTAGCCGATATCTCATAG
- a CDS encoding YqiA/YcfP family alpha/beta fold hydrolase, producing MNLIYIHGLDSDANSTKGRLLEDYCHQHHSDINVYRPNLNSAPEQVFEQLVKLVTELNKGAKTVLIGSSLGGYFSTLISNHLGCPALLLNPSTQPHITLQRFYNASISNRDSSDGLPNNKVLHTTAGGWNITPSDLQWFAEHQLLAVNYPDKVAVLLKKGDELLNSELSKAFYRSQGASVTVQAGGDHRFSDFDKQLPMVIDMLQDLGRV from the coding sequence GTGAACCTGATTTATATCCATGGACTGGACAGTGATGCGAACTCTACCAAAGGTAGGTTGCTAGAGGATTATTGCCATCAGCACCATTCTGATATCAATGTTTATCGTCCTAACCTGAATAGTGCTCCTGAGCAAGTTTTTGAGCAGTTAGTTAAATTGGTAACCGAATTAAATAAAGGTGCTAAAACTGTACTGATCGGTAGCTCATTAGGTGGTTATTTTTCCACATTAATAAGCAACCATCTAGGCTGCCCAGCGTTACTGCTAAATCCCAGTACTCAGCCTCATATCACCCTACAGCGTTTTTATAATGCATCGATATCAAATCGAGATAGCAGTGATGGGTTACCTAATAACAAAGTCCTGCATACGACGGCGGGCGGCTGGAATATTACTCCCTCAGATTTACAATGGTTTGCAGAACATCAACTTTTAGCAGTAAATTATCCCGATAAAGTCGCTGTGCTACTGAAAAAAGGCGATGAGCTGTTAAATTCTGAATTGTCTAAAGCTTTTTATCGGAGTCAGGGCGCATCAGTAACGGTGCAAGCAGGTGGTGATCATAGATTTAGTGACTTTGATAAACAGTTGCCAATGGTGATAGATATGCTACAAGATTTAGGACGGGTCTAA
- a CDS encoding helix-turn-helix domain-containing protein: MRYDLDFKMQVIAYYLQGHTGLATSEKFKVDSKLVQKWVKQYQSGGIDAIKPKTSKAKYSSGFKYKVITTMLTQGLSQSEVALTFNISSPALISHWHKAYRQQGMSGLITKPKGRAAMTKPFITSKPDDEKTLAELKRENEYLRAEVAYLKKLDALLKAEEQAGKKQGSSKH, translated from the coding sequence TATCTGCAAGGACATACCGGACTTGCCACAAGTGAGAAGTTTAAAGTAGATTCGAAACTTGTACAAAAATGGGTTAAGCAATATCAAAGCGGTGGTATAGACGCGATCAAGCCAAAGACAAGTAAGGCTAAATACAGCAGTGGGTTTAAATACAAAGTGATTACGACCATGCTGACGCAAGGATTAAGTCAATCCGAGGTCGCTTTAACATTTAATATCAGCTCACCTGCTTTAATTAGCCACTGGCACAAAGCATATCGACAACAAGGCATGTCTGGACTAATAACCAAGCCTAAAGGTAGAGCCGCCATGACCAAGCCATTTATCACAAGCAAACCAGATGATGAGAAAACCTTAGCAGAGCTTAAGCGTGAGAATGAATACCTACGTGCAGAGGTTGCGTACCTAAAAAAGCTCGATGCCTTGCTCAAAGCGGAGGAACAAGCAGGCAAAAAGCAAGGCTCATCGAAGCACTAA